One Curtobacterium sp. MCLR17_007 DNA window includes the following coding sequences:
- a CDS encoding S26 family signal peptidase produces MSQTAALPLTGTLSRPLIGAPSATRFEVVLAWTVAGLAAVLLAAAALFLTQGGRMFVVETPSMGEAAPVGTLVLDLPVQASSLQVGDIVSFRVSAAPDTIYTHRVIDVDSAGGIHTRGDVNGATDPWTLTQENLVGTPALLVPHLGWLFRAAPILLIGTLLIWLLTSPFSDRVTRGSLRVAGASLTVSYAAFVLRPFVNVTTITNTANPDSVVATVVSSGIFPVRVQAHGGNSVHLVDGEVGRVVIHELSRHGQYHLTSNIDLDPAGWALLICACLVPLVCCLVIGREHRVRAS; encoded by the coding sequence ATGAGCCAGACCGCCGCCCTCCCCCTGACCGGGACGCTCTCCCGGCCGCTCATCGGCGCCCCGAGTGCCACCCGCTTCGAGGTCGTCCTCGCCTGGACGGTCGCCGGTCTCGCCGCGGTGCTGCTCGCCGCGGCCGCCCTGTTCCTGACCCAGGGCGGACGGATGTTCGTCGTCGAGACGCCGTCGATGGGCGAAGCAGCCCCGGTCGGCACCCTCGTCCTCGACCTCCCCGTGCAGGCATCGTCCCTGCAGGTCGGAGACATCGTGTCGTTCCGCGTCAGCGCCGCGCCGGACACCATCTACACGCACCGCGTCATCGACGTCGACAGCGCCGGCGGGATCCACACCCGCGGCGACGTCAACGGTGCGACGGACCCGTGGACGCTCACGCAGGAGAACCTGGTCGGCACACCCGCGCTGCTCGTCCCGCACCTCGGCTGGCTGTTCCGCGCCGCTCCGATCCTGCTCATCGGGACGCTGCTGATCTGGCTGCTCACGAGCCCGTTCAGCGACCGGGTCACCCGCGGGTCGCTCCGCGTCGCCGGGGCGTCGCTCACCGTGTCGTACGCGGCGTTCGTCCTCCGGCCCTTCGTGAACGTCACCACGATCACCAACACCGCGAACCCCGACTCCGTCGTCGCGACGGTCGTGTCCTCCGGGATCTTCCCGGTCCGCGTGCAGGCGCACGGCGGCAACAGCGTGCACCTGGTGGACGGCGAGGTCGGCCGCGTGGTGATCCACGAGCTGAGCCGTCACGGTCAGTACCACCTGACGTCGAACATCGACCTCGACCCGGCCGGGTGGGCGCTCCTGATCTGCGCCTGCCTCGTCCCGCTCGTCTGCTGCCTGGTCATCGGGCGCGAGCACCGGGTGCGCGCCTCGTGA
- a CDS encoding MarR family transcriptional regulator — protein sequence MAGTADDEAGDLLAAFDAVVRAEKGLVGQLSARAGIHETGMRALTLVNDTGYSTATELAGYLGLTSGAVTNMVDRLADAGLVERRPNPSDRRGSLIVLSPAGEAVVTGTRERYATVLREVSTTMGVDLTNVFNEVATGLLQQSAREQRD from the coding sequence GTGGCGGGAACAGCAGACGACGAGGCAGGAGACCTCCTCGCGGCGTTCGACGCTGTGGTGCGCGCGGAGAAGGGCCTGGTCGGACAGCTCAGCGCACGCGCCGGCATCCATGAGACGGGCATGCGCGCGCTGACGCTCGTCAACGACACCGGGTACTCGACCGCGACGGAGCTGGCGGGGTACCTCGGGCTGACGTCCGGCGCCGTGACCAACATGGTCGACCGGCTCGCCGACGCCGGGCTGGTGGAGCGGCGCCCGAACCCGTCCGACCGACGCGGCTCGCTGATCGTGCTCAGCCCGGCCGGCGAAGCCGTGGTCACGGGCACGCGCGAGCGCTACGCGACGGTGTTGCGCGAGGTCAGCACGACGATGGGCGTCGACCTGACGAACGTGTTCAACGAGGTCGCCACGGGCCTGCTCCAGCAGAGCGCCCGCGAACAACGGGACTGA
- a CDS encoding GH92 family glycosyl hydrolase, with the protein MRELQRSGGPTTAVAARNHVGFISSQGWLVERSDGDDQTTAVVPGFAGHTITAGERLSWVWFPERTLPDGATEPTPDDLPHFWDATAFALDVVFTDGSRAGDSATDQYGDALTPAAQDTARKQWVDQWNRRQVDLTPFAGRVVDRLEARLGSATSAAAGGDARPALRGWLDDVRIEQPRRPAATKPLDHVRTTRGTQASSRFSRGNNAPLVGLPHGGVFGLPMTDAASNRWPYAYQEHDRASDDRPAIQAFATSHIPSPWMGDRGVFQVMPSPLATPDVDRTARALAFDHDDELDGPHRYRVALEDGVTAEMTAGEFALGFRFTGARSIVLDHHGRVLDAAVRVDDDGTAVVEAHLDDRPGTPPHFVHVRVPGVTADHTAFTDQALSGWVAVDGDTDVLLGISTVSFADARANLDAAGSFDAMRTRAEELWDAELATLDVEGATDDQLVSLYSGLYRLFLYPNRAGETALTGTPHHRSPYGDVLAEPIRDEPGPEVVEAPMTTTNGFWDTYRTAWPLLGLLTPDTAAELAQGFVEHFHDGGWTPRWSAPGAEDCMTGTTSDTVFGDLVAKGIDGFDVEQAYRSAVKNATVPPRDERVGRKGSLPGAFRGHVDTDTSEGMSWTLDAAINDWSVSVLAAALADRTEDAAERERYDAEAEWFARRSLQYRNVFDRRRGFFIGRTPDGQWREGEGYDPDQWGGDYTETNAWGTMFTAPHDGAGMVDLHGGPAGFDAAIDRFFAEPETGATDRSGHYGFPIHEMTEARDVRMGMLGLSNQPAHHIPFFPMFTGRHDDAHRIVRECLQRLFVGSDLGQGYPGDEDNGEMSAWYVFATIGLYPLAPASGSYVIVPPSVRRSVLRPPGGSPTVIETSGDPAGAYVASVTVDGVPWTSISIPHTVVTAASRIVVELSATPLGWAADTRPESASAAHGYRDTPADVLPVGASALTDDTGRTATALSSGATVSFPVDVGSASLYTVTVASPGTYAWSVSLGSSASASASAVSGAVFDWAGQTRVFRVAGGGSTFSFTPHTDMVVTQLELIASDGQR; encoded by the coding sequence GTGCGAGAACTGCAACGGAGCGGTGGCCCGACGACGGCCGTCGCAGCCAGGAACCACGTCGGCTTCATCTCATCCCAGGGCTGGCTCGTCGAGCGCAGCGACGGTGACGACCAGACCACGGCGGTGGTCCCCGGCTTCGCGGGACACACGATCACGGCCGGCGAGCGCCTGTCGTGGGTCTGGTTCCCCGAGCGGACGCTGCCCGACGGCGCGACGGAGCCCACGCCCGACGACCTGCCGCACTTCTGGGACGCCACGGCCTTCGCCCTCGACGTGGTCTTCACCGACGGCTCCCGCGCCGGCGACAGCGCGACCGACCAGTACGGCGACGCTCTCACCCCGGCCGCGCAGGACACCGCCCGCAAGCAGTGGGTCGACCAGTGGAACCGGCGTCAGGTCGACCTGACGCCGTTCGCGGGTCGGGTGGTGGACCGCCTGGAGGCACGGCTCGGCTCCGCCACCTCCGCTGCGGCCGGCGGCGACGCGCGTCCCGCCCTCCGTGGCTGGCTCGACGACGTCCGGATCGAGCAGCCCCGCCGGCCGGCCGCCACGAAGCCGCTCGACCACGTCCGCACGACCCGGGGCACGCAGGCCTCGTCGCGGTTCTCCCGCGGCAACAACGCCCCGCTCGTCGGGCTGCCGCACGGCGGGGTGTTCGGCCTGCCGATGACCGACGCCGCCAGCAACCGGTGGCCCTACGCGTACCAGGAGCACGACCGGGCGAGCGACGACCGCCCCGCGATCCAGGCCTTCGCGACCAGCCACATCCCGTCGCCGTGGATGGGGGACCGTGGGGTCTTCCAGGTGATGCCGTCCCCGCTCGCGACCCCCGACGTCGACCGCACGGCCCGCGCACTGGCGTTCGACCACGACGACGAGCTCGACGGCCCGCACCGGTACCGCGTGGCGCTCGAGGACGGGGTCACCGCCGAGATGACCGCGGGGGAGTTCGCCCTGGGCTTCCGGTTCACCGGCGCGCGGAGCATCGTGCTCGACCACCACGGGCGCGTCCTCGACGCCGCGGTGCGGGTCGACGACGACGGCACCGCCGTGGTCGAGGCGCACCTGGACGACCGGCCGGGCACCCCGCCGCACTTCGTGCACGTGCGGGTCCCGGGCGTCACTGCCGACCACACCGCGTTCACCGACCAGGCGCTGTCCGGCTGGGTGGCCGTCGACGGCGACACCGACGTGCTGCTCGGGATCTCGACGGTGTCGTTCGCGGACGCCCGGGCCAACCTCGACGCCGCCGGGTCCTTCGACGCGATGCGGACCCGCGCCGAGGAGCTCTGGGACGCCGAGCTCGCGACGCTCGACGTCGAGGGCGCCACTGATGACCAGCTCGTGTCGCTGTACTCCGGGCTCTACCGGCTGTTCCTCTACCCGAACCGGGCCGGCGAGACCGCGTTGACGGGGACGCCCCACCACCGCTCCCCGTACGGCGACGTCCTGGCGGAGCCGATCCGCGACGAACCCGGCCCCGAGGTCGTCGAGGCACCGATGACCACCACGAACGGGTTCTGGGACACCTACCGCACCGCCTGGCCGCTGCTCGGGCTGCTCACCCCGGACACCGCCGCCGAGCTCGCGCAGGGCTTCGTCGAGCACTTCCACGACGGCGGGTGGACCCCGCGCTGGAGCGCCCCGGGCGCCGAGGACTGCATGACCGGCACCACGAGCGACACCGTGTTCGGCGACCTGGTCGCCAAGGGCATCGACGGCTTCGACGTCGAGCAGGCGTACCGCAGCGCGGTGAAGAACGCGACCGTCCCGCCGCGTGACGAGCGCGTCGGACGCAAGGGGAGCCTCCCGGGCGCCTTCCGCGGCCACGTCGACACCGACACCTCCGAGGGGATGTCGTGGACCCTCGACGCGGCGATCAACGACTGGAGCGTCTCGGTGCTCGCCGCCGCCCTGGCGGACCGCACCGAGGACGCTGCCGAACGCGAGCGGTACGACGCCGAGGCCGAGTGGTTCGCCCGCCGCTCGCTGCAGTACCGCAACGTCTTCGACCGCCGCCGCGGCTTCTTCATCGGACGCACGCCCGACGGGCAGTGGCGCGAGGGCGAGGGGTACGACCCCGACCAGTGGGGCGGCGACTACACCGAGACGAACGCCTGGGGCACGATGTTCACCGCGCCGCACGACGGCGCCGGCATGGTCGACCTGCACGGCGGTCCGGCTGGCTTCGACGCCGCGATCGACCGCTTCTTCGCCGAGCCGGAGACCGGGGCGACCGACCGCTCCGGCCACTACGGCTTCCCGATCCACGAGATGACCGAGGCCCGCGACGTGCGGATGGGCATGCTGGGCCTGTCGAACCAGCCTGCGCACCACATCCCGTTCTTCCCGATGTTCACCGGACGTCACGACGACGCGCACCGCATCGTGCGCGAGTGCCTGCAGCGCCTCTTCGTCGGGTCCGACCTGGGGCAGGGCTACCCGGGTGACGAGGACAACGGCGAGATGAGCGCCTGGTACGTCTTCGCGACGATCGGGCTGTACCCGCTCGCTCCGGCCAGCGGGTCCTACGTGATCGTGCCGCCGTCGGTCCGGCGGTCCGTCCTGCGTCCCCCGGGGGGCTCGCCCACCGTCATCGAGACCAGCGGCGACCCCGCGGGTGCCTACGTCGCGTCGGTGACGGTCGACGGGGTGCCCTGGACGTCGATCAGCATCCCGCACACGGTCGTGACCGCGGCGTCACGGATCGTCGTCGAGCTGTCCGCTACACCGCTCGGCTGGGCCGCCGACACGCGACCCGAGTCCGCCTCGGCGGCACACGGCTACCGGGACACCCCGGCCGACGTGCTGCCGGTCGGCGCCTCGGCGTTGACGGACGACACCGGGCGCACGGCGACGGCGCTCTCTTCGGGGGCGACGGTGTCGTTCCCGGTCGACGTGGGGTCGGCGTCGCTCTACACGGTGACGGTCGCGTCACCCGGCACGTACGCGTGGTCGGTGTCGCTCGGGTCGTCGGCGTCGGCGTCGGCGTCGGCGGTGTCGGGCGCGGTGTTCGACTGGGCGGGGCAGACGCGCGTGTTCCGGGTCGCGGGCGGCGGCTCGACGTTCTCGTTCACCCCGCACACCGACATGGTGGTCACGCAGCTCGAGCTCATCGCGTCGGACGGACAGCGTTGA
- a CDS encoding TetR/AcrR family transcriptional regulator, giving the protein MTDSVRDRIVEAAADLLADGGPRTVTTRAVASAAGVQAPTIYRHFGDKDGLLTAVAERVFAAYVAGKTVPDDVDPVEHLRDSFDAHIAFGLANPGLTALFSDPLRAHSTTEDQGIAVLRERVHRVALAGRLRVPESRAVSLVHAIGVGVVLDLIGTPVGERDPQLVGAAWQALASAVLTEPASEQASGPVHGVDPRAAAVRLAADDRALAALRPAEQALLREWLERIAEG; this is encoded by the coding sequence GTGACCGACTCCGTCCGCGACCGCATCGTCGAAGCCGCCGCCGACCTGCTCGCCGACGGAGGGCCCCGGACCGTGACCACCCGCGCCGTGGCCAGCGCCGCCGGGGTGCAGGCGCCGACGATCTACCGCCACTTCGGCGACAAGGACGGTCTGCTCACGGCGGTCGCCGAGCGGGTCTTCGCCGCGTACGTCGCCGGCAAGACCGTGCCCGACGACGTCGACCCCGTCGAGCACCTGCGGGACTCGTTCGACGCGCACATCGCGTTCGGCCTGGCCAACCCCGGGCTCACGGCGCTGTTCTCGGACCCGCTGCGCGCGCACTCGACGACGGAGGACCAGGGGATCGCCGTGCTGCGCGAGCGGGTGCACCGCGTGGCGCTGGCCGGGCGTCTGCGCGTGCCGGAGTCGCGGGCGGTGTCCCTCGTGCACGCCATCGGTGTCGGCGTCGTGCTCGACCTGATCGGCACGCCGGTCGGCGAGCGGGACCCGCAGCTGGTCGGGGCGGCGTGGCAGGCGTTGGCGAGCGCGGTCCTCACCGAGCCGGCGTCCGAGCAGGCCTCCGGACCGGTGCACGGCGTCGACCCGCGTGCGGCGGCGGTCCGTCTGGCTGCGGACGACCGGGCGCTCGCAGCGCTGCGTCCCGCCGAGCAGGCGCTGCTGCGCGAGTGGCTCGAGCGGATCGCCGAGGGCTGA
- a CDS encoding NAD(P)H-binding protein, which produces MIIVTGATGALGSATVQALLTRLPASEVGVSVRDVDRAADLAARGVRVRAGDFADPSSLAHAFEGADRVLVVSGSTLGAEGVAMHAAAARAAVDAGAERVFYTAHQDTRADSPVAFAVDHAATEAALADLDTPWTSLRNGFYAHTVGWLIAGARETGELLLPEDGPVSWTARADLAQADALLLADGPVFDGPTPPLTARHAVTFDDVARILSDVTGTTVRRTVVDDDEWLAEQVAGGTPEPAAQLLLGMFRAARAGEFDEVDPLLGDLLGREPLPVRDAIEAALTRS; this is translated from the coding sequence ATGATCATCGTCACCGGCGCCACCGGCGCCCTGGGCTCCGCCACCGTGCAGGCCCTGCTCACCCGGCTCCCCGCATCCGAGGTCGGCGTGAGTGTCCGCGACGTCGACCGCGCCGCCGACCTCGCGGCACGTGGCGTCCGCGTCCGCGCCGGCGACTTCGCCGACCCGTCGTCGCTGGCGCACGCGTTCGAGGGCGCTGACCGCGTGCTCGTGGTCTCCGGCTCGACACTCGGGGCCGAGGGCGTCGCCATGCACGCCGCCGCAGCACGGGCCGCGGTGGACGCGGGCGCAGAGCGGGTCTTCTACACCGCACACCAGGACACCCGGGCCGACTCGCCCGTGGCGTTCGCCGTCGACCACGCCGCCACCGAGGCCGCCCTCGCCGACCTCGACACCCCGTGGACCTCGCTGCGCAACGGGTTCTACGCCCACACCGTGGGGTGGCTCATCGCAGGAGCACGCGAGACGGGCGAGCTGCTCCTCCCCGAGGACGGACCGGTCTCGTGGACCGCGCGCGCCGACCTCGCCCAGGCGGACGCACTGCTGCTCGCCGACGGTCCGGTGTTCGACGGGCCGACGCCGCCGCTCACGGCACGCCACGCGGTCACGTTCGACGACGTCGCGCGGATCCTGTCCGACGTCACCGGCACCACCGTCCGCCGCACGGTCGTGGACGACGACGAGTGGCTCGCGGAGCAGGTGGCGGGCGGCACGCCCGAGCCCGCGGCGCAGCTGCTGCTCGGCATGTTCCGCGCCGCACGCGCCGGCGAGTTCGACGAGGTCGACCCGCTGCTCGGTGACCTGCTCGGCCGCGAGCCGCTCCCCGTCCGCGACGCGATCGAGGCCGCGCTCACCCGCTCCTGA
- a CDS encoding serine/threonine-protein kinase yields the protein MEERVFGGRYRVTGTLGHGGMASVYRAVDEQLGREVAVKVFRMGAVDHGERARAEAEIHVLAGLRSPALVTLYDAALDDADGDSYLVMELVPGSDLATRLREGPLDRATTARVGAQVADGLAAVHVQGIVHRDVKPANVLLESDGSHVKLADFGIALLRDAARVTGTGTVMGTAAYIAPEQVLGQPVTGKADVYALGLMLIECLSGRMPFPGTAVESATARLARSPEIDPALPTSWRVLLHVMTATDPAERPSATEAADRLRALSHDDAALATQLLPGGPGTLTPAAAAAGVAGATAVLGSPATASADQATQAMSGADQPTRAMPVTRPQDDATRVMPASGASRQDDVATTVLGAQRGNAGGTGGGAPVAPRAAQPEPPEERKRRTGLIVTLVIVGVLVLAGIIAAVVALGGGGSTPAPTDSSSPSQEQQQPSDEPSQQQPSDEPSQQQPSEPEQQPSEPEQQPSQPEPEPSQPSEPSNGPQPSVQPTLPVQTPVGDTNAGPAGGTGTGTGPGSAPGKSGSAPGHDKG from the coding sequence ATGGAAGAACGGGTCTTCGGCGGCAGGTACCGCGTCACGGGCACGCTCGGCCACGGGGGCATGGCCTCGGTGTACCGCGCGGTCGACGAGCAACTCGGACGCGAGGTCGCGGTCAAGGTCTTCCGCATGGGCGCGGTGGACCACGGTGAGCGGGCCCGTGCCGAGGCCGAGATCCACGTGCTCGCCGGCCTGCGCAGCCCGGCCCTGGTGACCCTCTACGACGCGGCACTCGACGATGCCGACGGCGACTCGTACCTCGTGATGGAGCTGGTCCCCGGCAGCGACTTGGCGACGCGGCTGCGCGAGGGGCCCCTCGACCGTGCCACGACCGCACGGGTCGGTGCCCAGGTCGCCGACGGCCTGGCCGCGGTGCACGTGCAGGGCATCGTCCACCGCGACGTCAAGCCCGCGAACGTGCTGCTGGAGTCCGACGGCTCGCACGTCAAGCTCGCCGACTTCGGCATCGCCCTGCTGCGCGACGCCGCCCGCGTCACGGGCACCGGCACGGTCATGGGCACGGCGGCCTACATCGCGCCGGAACAGGTCCTGGGCCAGCCGGTCACGGGCAAGGCGGACGTCTACGCCCTCGGCCTGATGCTGATCGAGTGCCTGTCGGGTCGCATGCCCTTCCCGGGCACCGCGGTCGAGTCCGCCACGGCGCGCCTCGCCCGGTCGCCCGAGATCGACCCCGCGCTGCCGACGTCGTGGCGCGTGCTGCTGCACGTGATGACCGCGACGGACCCGGCGGAACGGCCGTCCGCCACCGAGGCGGCCGACCGCTTGCGCGCGCTGTCCCACGACGACGCGGCCCTGGCGACACAACTGCTTCCTGGAGGCCCCGGGACGCTGACACCGGCCGCTGCGGCCGCGGGGGTGGCCGGGGCCACGGCCGTGCTCGGCTCGCCTGCGACAGCGTCCGCCGACCAGGCGACCCAGGCGATGTCCGGCGCGGACCAACCGACGCGCGCGATGCCCGTGACCCGACCGCAGGACGACGCGACCCGCGTGATGCCGGCGAGCGGGGCCTCCCGGCAGGACGACGTCGCGACCACCGTGCTCGGTGCACAGCGGGGGAACGCCGGCGGTACCGGCGGCGGCGCGCCCGTCGCGCCACGTGCCGCACAGCCCGAGCCGCCCGAGGAGCGCAAGCGCCGTACGGGGCTGATCGTCACGCTCGTCATCGTCGGCGTGCTCGTGCTCGCCGGCATCATCGCAGCGGTGGTCGCACTCGGTGGCGGCGGCTCGACCCCCGCACCGACGGACTCGTCGTCCCCGAGCCAGGAACAGCAGCAGCCCTCGGACGAGCCGTCCCAGCAGCAGCCGTCGGACGAGCCCTCGCAGCAGCAGCCCTCCGAGCCCGAGCAGCAGCCGTCCGAGCCGGAACAGCAGCCGTCGCAGCCCGAGCCGGAGCCCTCGCAGCCGTCTGAGCCGTCGAACGGCCCGCAGCCGTCCGTCCAGCCGACGCTGCCCGTGCAGACGCCGGTCGGTGACACGAACGCGGGGCCAGCGGGTGGCACGGGCACGGGCACAGGCCCCGGCTCCGCTCCCGGCAAGTCGGGCAGCGCCCCGGGCCACGACAAGGGCTGA
- a CDS encoding phosphatase PAP2 family protein has protein sequence MTDDDRREHRTVGDVDLTTWRTRLGRTVSSAWVRLGARFGALPLLIVTLLIGIGVASVCTWAASEVYEGVREADDAAVLDRPVLDWMMTLRSPVLDTAVTWWTNVAGTIGMPIVALGFLVGFTIQRRAWTPVVLLMAASAGSLLMTVAGKDLIGRARPPLADAVPPFEHSPSFPSGHTLNATVVVGTIVYLLLLRESRRVTRVWTVVLGTAFVVSIGVSRVFLGHHWSTDVLAAWALGLAWLAVVVTAHRLYLTAVRHRDEDVPTAQAVRPSR, from the coding sequence ATGACCGACGACGACCGCCGAGAACACCGCACCGTCGGCGACGTCGACCTGACCACCTGGCGCACCCGCCTCGGCCGGACCGTCTCGTCCGCCTGGGTACGGCTCGGCGCGCGCTTCGGCGCCCTGCCCCTGCTCATCGTGACGCTGCTGATCGGCATCGGGGTGGCCTCGGTGTGCACGTGGGCCGCGTCCGAGGTCTACGAGGGCGTGCGGGAAGCGGACGACGCCGCAGTGCTCGACCGTCCGGTCCTGGACTGGATGATGACGCTGCGGTCACCCGTGCTCGACACGGCCGTCACGTGGTGGACGAACGTCGCCGGGACGATCGGGATGCCGATCGTCGCGCTGGGGTTCCTGGTCGGGTTCACGATCCAGCGTCGGGCGTGGACACCCGTGGTGCTGCTCATGGCCGCCAGCGCGGGGTCGCTGCTGATGACCGTCGCGGGCAAGGACCTGATCGGCCGTGCTCGTCCGCCGCTCGCCGACGCCGTCCCGCCGTTCGAGCACTCGCCGTCCTTCCCGTCCGGACACACGCTCAACGCGACCGTCGTCGTCGGCACGATCGTCTACCTGCTGCTGCTCCGCGAGAGCCGCCGGGTGACCCGCGTCTGGACCGTCGTGCTGGGCACCGCGTTCGTGGTGTCGATCGGGGTGTCCCGGGTGTTCCTCGGGCACCACTGGTCCACCGACGTGCTGGCGGCGTGGGCACTCGGACTGGCGTGGCTCGCGGTCGTGGTCACGGCGCACCGCCTGTACCTGACGGCCGTGCGGCACCGCGACGAGGACGTCCCGACGGCGCAGGCCGTCAGGCCGAGCCGGTAG
- a CDS encoding bifunctional 3'-5' exonuclease/DNA polymerase gives MHLVLSRVDGGVLATPLTDAGAADGAPVPVADADLPAFVARHEAPGVRWVWDDTSRWYPLVLAAGGRVARCVDLRLAHRILRAALAARGSALQTAPESSWDRAAPSERVARPTQAALFDDALFAGMQPADDVDPAAELRAQLAAVAGSKDPGALRLLVAAESAGALVAAEMRFAGLPWRADVHERLLEDALGPRVPYGVRPRRLEEIADALRTALDDPALSPDSPADVLRSLRRAGLVVDSTRKWELQQLEHPAIAPLLEYKRLYRLLTANGWGWLDEWVRDGRFHPEYAVGGVVTGRWAANGGGAMQLPKTIRPAVVADDGWKLVVADAAQLEPRVLAAMAGDLDMARAGDGRDLYDGVVASGAVETRQQAKGAMLGAMYGATQGEGGRLVPRLARAFPRALDLVERAARAGERGEPVTTRLGRTSPIPEPAWFEARNRAWSVDGTPAMQRSVESRARSWGRFTRNFVVQGTAAEWALSWMASLRTRLAARYRGPVRDGAHLVFFVHDEIVLHTPEADAAWVAEQVTAAAEDAGRILFGTFPVTFPLSVSVVDDYGSAKD, from the coding sequence GTGCACCTCGTCCTCAGCCGCGTCGACGGCGGCGTCCTCGCGACGCCCCTGACCGACGCCGGCGCTGCTGACGGCGCGCCGGTCCCGGTGGCCGACGCGGACCTGCCCGCGTTCGTCGCTCGGCACGAGGCTCCCGGCGTGCGCTGGGTGTGGGACGACACTTCCCGCTGGTACCCGCTCGTGCTCGCAGCGGGTGGCCGCGTGGCACGCTGCGTCGACCTGCGGCTGGCGCACCGGATCCTCCGCGCGGCACTGGCCGCCCGCGGATCGGCACTGCAGACCGCACCCGAGTCGTCGTGGGACCGTGCCGCGCCGTCGGAACGGGTGGCGCGACCGACCCAGGCGGCGCTCTTCGACGACGCGCTCTTCGCCGGCATGCAGCCGGCCGATGACGTCGACCCAGCGGCCGAGCTCCGTGCGCAGCTCGCAGCCGTCGCCGGTTCGAAGGACCCGGGAGCGCTCCGGCTGCTGGTCGCGGCCGAGTCCGCCGGTGCCCTCGTCGCCGCCGAGATGCGCTTCGCAGGGCTGCCCTGGCGCGCGGACGTGCACGAACGCCTGCTCGAGGACGCCCTCGGTCCCCGGGTGCCGTACGGCGTGCGGCCCCGTCGGCTCGAGGAGATCGCCGACGCGCTCCGAACCGCACTCGACGACCCCGCGCTCAGCCCGGACTCGCCCGCCGACGTCCTGCGCTCGCTGCGTCGGGCGGGCCTGGTGGTGGACAGCACCCGCAAATGGGAGCTCCAGCAGCTCGAGCACCCTGCCATCGCGCCGCTGCTCGAGTACAAGCGCCTGTACCGCCTGCTCACGGCGAACGGGTGGGGCTGGCTCGACGAATGGGTGCGGGACGGCCGGTTCCACCCCGAGTACGCCGTCGGTGGGGTCGTCACCGGGCGGTGGGCCGCGAACGGCGGCGGGGCCATGCAGCTGCCGAAGACCATCCGCCCGGCGGTCGTCGCGGACGACGGGTGGAAGCTCGTCGTCGCCGATGCCGCGCAGCTGGAGCCCCGGGTCCTCGCCGCGATGGCGGGCGACCTCGACATGGCCAGGGCCGGTGACGGGCGGGACCTGTACGACGGTGTCGTCGCCTCCGGGGCCGTCGAGACGCGGCAACAGGCAAAGGGCGCGATGCTCGGCGCCATGTACGGCGCGACCCAGGGCGAGGGCGGACGGCTCGTCCCGCGGCTGGCGCGGGCGTTCCCGCGTGCGCTCGACCTGGTCGAGCGGGCAGCGCGGGCGGGGGAGCGCGGCGAGCCGGTGACGACGCGGCTCGGTCGCACGTCGCCGATCCCGGAACCGGCGTGGTTCGAGGCCCGGAACCGCGCGTGGTCGGTGGACGGGACACCGGCGATGCAGCGCTCGGTCGAGTCGCGGGCACGCAGCTGGGGGCGGTTCACGCGCAACTTCGTGGTGCAGGGCACGGCGGCCGAGTGGGCGCTCTCGTGGATGGCGTCGCTCCGGACCCGACTCGCCGCACGGTACCGGGGCCCCGTGCGGGACGGCGCGCACCTGGTGTTCTTCGTGCACGACGAGATCGTCCTGCACACGCCGGAAGCCGACGCGGCCTGGGTCGCCGAGCAGGTCACGGCAGCGGCCGAGGACGCGGGCCGGATCCTGTTCGGGACGTTCCCGGTGACCTTCCCGCTGTCCGTCTCGGTCGTCGACGACTACGGCAGCGCGAAGGACTGA